One genomic region from Cryptococcus neoformans var. grubii H99 chromosome 10, complete sequence encodes:
- a CDS encoding translation initiation factor 6 → MAVRTQFENSTDIGVFSKLTNSYCLTALASSTNFYSVFEAELADVVPIVHTTIGGTRIIGRLTAGNRHGLLVPSSTTDQELQHLRNSLPPTVAIQRVEERLSALGNVIACNDYVALVHPDIDRETEEIIADTLKVEVFRQTIAGNVLVGSYCALSNQGGLVHPKTSRSELDELSSLLQVPLVAGTVNRGSEVIGAGLVVNDWCAFTGLDTTATEVSVIEATFRLQGQTSTAVINEMRDSLIDHYA, encoded by the exons ATGGCCGTCC GTACTCAGTTTGAAAACTCTACCGACATTGGTGTCTTCTCCAAGCTCACCAACTC CTACTGCCTCACGGCTCTCGCTTCTTCTACAAACTTCTACTCTGTCTTTGAAGCCGAGCTCGCCGATGTCGTGCCCATCGTTCACACCACCATCGGTGGCACCCGAATTATTGGTCGTCTCACCGCCGGTAACAGACATGGTCTTCTCGTCCCCAGCTCCACCACCGATCAAGAACTGCAACATCTCCGAAACTCCCTTCCGCCCACCGTCGCCATTCAACGAGTAGAAGAGCGTCTGTCAGCTTTGGGGAACGTTATCGCTTGTAACGACTATGTGGCTTTGGTGCACCCCGACATAGATCGAGAGACAGAAGAGATTATTGCCGACACACTCAAAGTTGAAGTTTTCCGACAAACTATTGCCGGCAACGTTCTCGTTGGTTCTTACTGTGCCCTCTCAAACCAGGGTGGTCTCGTCCACCCCAAGACTTCCCGATCAGAATTGGACGAGttgtcttctctcttgCAGGTTCCTCTCGTGGCGGGTACAGTGAACCGAGGTTCAGAGGTTATTGGTGCGGGGTTGGTCGTAAATGACTGGTGTGCTTTCACTGGTTTGGACACAACCGCTACTGAGGTTAGCGTTATCGAGGCTACTTTCA GATTGCAAGGCCAAACTTCTACCGCTGTCATCAACGAAATGCGAGATTCCCTTATCGACCACTATGCTTAG
- a CDS encoding COP9 signalosome complex subunit 12 encodes MKYQQFVNSFAHPLQHEDHTPLLRLLSIHGKAAKGIADTVGAIDEKRLKNPGHTLPDLWDEIAVRHCACVYALYKTKNYTEAFNQQDKLLSLFYRWFVDQSSWVLPVLYMMLSDLRDLAEQADQTIYAETGKMPSLEICTRTVSKAFSLCATDRQFKGEESRRRGVYHTACLTIKCYFKVGKPNLCKNIIRAVVSDPKTPSVGTAPLPDQVTWHFYIGMLAFLNGEDKKADEELHWALKHCPADAKRNQELILTYLIPLRLLHGRFPSASLLSQHPRLELVFSPFINAIRNGDVEEYDRRLEWAQVRLVGMSVWLVVERAREGCLRSLFKKAWMASDKSTRVPIETFRLALKLHGVDVESDEVECMVANMIYRGYLKGYISHEKKMVVLGKTNPFPKMSTIAR; translated from the exons ATGAAGTACCAGCAATTTGTCAACAGCTTCGCGCACCCACTCCAACACGAAGATCACacccctcttcttcggcttTTATCTATTCACGGCAAGGCTGCGAAGGGCATCGCCGACACGGTTGGTGCTATTGAT GAGAAACGTTTGAAGAATCCGGGGCACACACTGCCCGATTTGTGGGATGAAATTGCTGTACGACATTGCGCATGTGTTTACGCATTGTACAAGACCAAAAACTATACCGAAGC GTTCAACCAACAAGACAAGCTACTATCCCTCTTCTATCGATGGTTTGTGGACCAATCATCATGGGTTTTACCTGTCTTGTATATGATGCTGAGCGACTTGAGAGACCTCGCTGAGCAA GCCGACCAAACGATTTACGCTGAAACGGGTAAGATGCCCTCGCTTGAAATTTGCACGAGGACAGTCAGTAAGGCGTTCTCCTTGTGCGCTACCGATCG ACAATTTAAGGGGGAAGAGTCAAGGAGACGGGGTGTTTACCACACAGCATGCCTGACTATCAAATGTTACTTCAAg GTCGGCAAGCCCAATCTCTGTAAAAATATCATAAGAGCAGTCGTCTCCGACCCCAAGACACCATCTGTTGGCACCGCGCCTTTACCGGATCAG GTTACTTGGCATTTCTACATTGGGATGTTGGCGTTTTTGAATGGAGAAGATAAGAAA GCGGACGAAGAGTTACACTGGGCTTTAAAGCACTGCCCTGCTGACGCAAAGCGTAACCAAGA ACTAATCCTCACATATCTCATTCCCCTTCGTCTCCTACACGGCCGCTTCCCCTCTGCCTccctcctttcccaacaCCCTCGCTTAGAActcgtcttctccccaTTCATAAATGCGATCAGAAATGGAGATGTCGAAGAGTATGACCGTCGTCTCGAATGGGCCCAAGTCCGGCTGGTGGGCATGTCGGTATggctggtggtggagagagCGAGGGAAGGCTGTTTGAGGTCTCTCTTCAAAAAGGCGTGGATGGCGAGTGATAAGTCGACGAGGGTCCCGATAGAGACATTTAGATTGGCGTTGAAGTTGCATGGAGTGGATGTGGAGTCGGATGAGGTGGAGTGTATGGTGGCGAATATGATCTATCGG GGATATTTGAAGGGTTACATATCAcacgagaagaagatggtcgTTTTGGGCAAGACGAACCCTTTCCCAAAGATGTCTACCATTGCCAGGTAA